GTTTAGTGGGGGAACGATTGTTCACCAAATGAGAAAATTAGGAGTTAGTCCAGCTTGGTCAAGAGAGCGATTTACTATGGATGAAGGCTTAAAAGAAGCCGTTAAAGAAGCCTTTGTAAAGCTTTATGATGAGGGAATGCTAACTCAAAATAACTATATGGTAAATTGGTGTACACACGATGGAGCTTTAAGTGATATTGAAGTTGAGCACGAAGAGATAAATGGTAAATTTTATCATATGAACTACCATTTTACTGATGGCTCAGGTTTTGTAACAGTTGCAACAACAAGACCAGAGACATATTTTGGTGATAGTGCAGTTATGGTAAATCCAGATGATGAAAGATATAAAGATATAATTGGAAAAGAAGTTCTTTTACCACTAATAAATAGAAAAATAAAAATAATTACAGATTCTCATGTAGATATGGAGTTTGGAACAGGTGTGGTAAAAGTAACTCCAGCACACGATACAAATGACTACGAGGTTGGGAAAAGACACAATTTAGAGTTTATAAAATGTTTTGATGAAAAAGGTATTTTAAATAGTGAATGTGGTGAATTTACAGGTTTAGAGCGATTAAAAGCAAGACCAATTATAGTACAAAAACTTCAAGATGAAGGCTTTATAGTAAAAATTGAAGAACATAATCATCAAGTAGGACACTGTTATAGATGTAAAAATATTGTTGAACCATATATCTCTAAACAGTGGTTTGTAAGTAAAGAAGTAGCAAAAAAATCAATAGAAAAAACTTATGCAGGTGAAGCAAAATTCCACCCACCACATTGGTTAAACTCATATAGAGCTTGGATGGATGAGCTTAGAGATTGGTGTATTTCAAGACAACTTTGGTGGGGGCATAGAATTCCAGTATTTTATTGCGATAACTGTAATCATCAATGGGCTACAAAAGAGGATGAGCCAAAAGAGTGTCCAAAATGTACTTCAAAAACTATTCATCAAGACCCAGATGTATTAGATACTTGGTTTAGTTCTGCTTTATGGGCATTTTCACCACTTGGTTGGGGAAATAATAAACAGATGAAAAATACTTTTACTGAGAATGATTTAAAAGATTTTTATCCAAACTCACTACTAATTACTGGATTTGATATTATGTTTTTCTGGGTAGCTAGAATGATGATGATGGGTGAACATTTTATGGGTAGTTTACCATTTAAAGATATCTATATGCACGCTCTTGTAAGAGATGAATTTGGTGCAAAAATGTCAAAAAGTAAAGGGAATGTAATAGACCCACTAGATATGGTTGAAGAACATAGTGCTGATATTATCAGATTTACTTTAGCATATTTAGCTGTTCAAGGAAGAGATATTAAGCTAGGTGCAAAAAATTTAGAGCAGTTTAGAAACTTTACAAATAAACTTTACAATGCTAGTAATTTTTTAAGTTTAAATGTAGAAACTTTCCCTGATTTAAAAGATATTACTATAAAAACTCCACTTGGACTTTATATGCAAAGCCGATTAAGTAGTGCAGTTGATGAAGTAAGAGCAAATTTAGAAAGCTATAAATTCAATGAAGCAGCAAGTACACTTTATAAATTTGTATGGACTGAATTTTGTGATTGGGGAATAGAGTACTCAAAAGCTTCTAAAGATAGTATTGTAGAACTTGGAGCTATTTTTAAAGAGACACTTAAAATGGTAAGTCCATTTATGCCATTTATTTCAGATTATTTATATCATAAACTTAGTGGTACAAGCTTAGAAAATGGAAGTTCTTTAATGATTATGAATTTTCCAAAAGATATTAAAAAAGATGAAAATATTGAAGCTATGTTTGCAATTATCGAAGAGGCTATTATTGCTATACGAAGAGCAAAAGTTATTATTGATATGGGAAATTCAAAAATAGCAAAAGCATATATAAAACTAGATAAAAAGATAGATGAAAATATAGCTAAACCATTTATTGAGAAGTTAGCAAAAGTTGAAAATATAGAGTTTGTAAGTACAAAAGTTGAAACCTCTATAACAGATGTTTCAAATAGTCTTGAAGTATATCTTCCAACACAAGAGATAGATATGAAACCAATCATTGAAAAGCTAGAGAAACAAAAAGAGAAAGCTCAAAAAGAGTTTGATAAATTAAATGGTATGTTATCAAATGAAAGATTCGTAGCAAATGCTCCTGCAAATGTGATAGAAGAAAATAAAAAAGCTCTTGAAGAGGTAAAAACTAGGTTAGAAAAAATTGAAGCTGAACTTAAAAGTTTAAGTTAAGAATTTAAAACTATAAAAAGACTTATTAAAAATAAGCCTTTTTATTTAACCATTTAATTTATACATAATTTTGTTACAAATTCTAATAATTTCCTCTTGTTCTTCGCTACTTAGTTCAATTTTACACTCCATATTTTTAAAAATATGAGCTGTTTTATCTTTTAAATCTTTACCTAATTGAGTCAATTTTATCAATTTTCCTCTCTCATCTTTTTGTGATTGAATCCTTGTTATATATGATTTTTCTTCTAATCTTTTTAAAATAGGTGTCAATGTAGCTGAATCAAAAAAAGTCTCTTTACTTATATCTTTTATTAAAATATTATCGTTATTCCAAAGTGTCATCATAACTAAATATTGTGGGTATGTTAAATGAAACTCTTCTAAATCAGGTCTATAATCCCTTATCATAGCATTTGATGTAGAATTTAATAAAAAACAAATCATTTTTGAAAAATTGAACTCTTGACTATTCATTTTTTTCCTTTTTATTAATTATAGCAAAATATATCTTGTGTACAAACTTATTGACAAAAATATTTTTTTCTGTTAATATTACTTTGTATACAAAATATTTGCTAGCAAGATAAAATCTAAAGGAATAAAATGAATCAAGTTTTAAATTATGATGGTATAACATCAGTATTGTTAAATAATTTACCTTCAAAAGAGGTTGCAAAAGGAATAAATCAATATATCCTTTGGGAAAATAAAGATGGAAAATCTACAGCTATTTATGAATTCAAGCCAAATAGTAAGCTCCCTTTTATAGATTCTCACGATATTTTTGATGAACATATTTATGTAATCTCTGGAATTTTTAATGATGGTATTAATGACTATGAAAAAGGAGCTTATATAATAAATCCTAAAGGTACAGCTCATTTACCACAATCACAAGAAGGTTGTATGATTTTAGTAACAAACCAATAAATATAGCCTTAAAAAAGGCTATATTTTTATTTAAAAGGGATTGTAAACTCTACATTTACATCAAAATAAGCTCTATTTAAATCCCAAAAAATTGTTTAATCCAAATAATTTCATCAGAACTTAACTCTATTTTTCTTAACTCTTTTTTATCTTTATCTAAAATAATAAGAACGCTATTCTCAAGTTTCAAATACTCTTTTCCCCACTCTTTTTCAAGCTTATCAGTAATATGAAAAATTTCAGCATTAGATGGTTTCTCTTTTTCCCTACCATCTTTATAAACTATTGCTAAACCACCTGTTCTTTTTTCTAAATTATAAGGAAAATACTCTTGTAAAATTGTATAAACTCTATGATTTTTATTCTCTGGTAAAGCATCCTTAAAACCAATAAATCCAACAATAAAAAATATAACAACAAACCCAATTAAAAGTAGATTTTTACTATTTTTACTCAAAC
The Aliarcobacter faecis genome window above contains:
- a CDS encoding MarR family winged helix-turn-helix transcriptional regulator, with the protein product MNSQEFNFSKMICFLLNSTSNAMIRDYRPDLEEFHLTYPQYLVMMTLWNNDNILIKDISKETFFDSATLTPILKRLEEKSYITRIQSQKDERGKLIKLTQLGKDLKDKTAHIFKNMECKIELSSEEQEEIIRICNKIMYKLNG
- a CDS encoding cupin domain-containing protein; its protein translation is MNQVLNYDGITSVLLNNLPSKEVAKGINQYILWENKDGKSTAIYEFKPNSKLPFIDSHDIFDEHIYVISGIFNDGINDYEKGAYIINPKGTAHLPQSQEGCMILVTNQ
- a CDS encoding valine--tRNA ligase — its product is MSDKYEPSKVEDSFYKIWESRGYFEIDGNESIQEPNKNFAIMMPPPNVTGSLHIGHALTFTLQDIITRYKRMDGFKTLWQPGTDHAGIATQNVVEKQLLAEGTTKEALGREKFLERVWKWKEFSGGTIVHQMRKLGVSPAWSRERFTMDEGLKEAVKEAFVKLYDEGMLTQNNYMVNWCTHDGALSDIEVEHEEINGKFYHMNYHFTDGSGFVTVATTRPETYFGDSAVMVNPDDERYKDIIGKEVLLPLINRKIKIITDSHVDMEFGTGVVKVTPAHDTNDYEVGKRHNLEFIKCFDEKGILNSECGEFTGLERLKARPIIVQKLQDEGFIVKIEEHNHQVGHCYRCKNIVEPYISKQWFVSKEVAKKSIEKTYAGEAKFHPPHWLNSYRAWMDELRDWCISRQLWWGHRIPVFYCDNCNHQWATKEDEPKECPKCTSKTIHQDPDVLDTWFSSALWAFSPLGWGNNKQMKNTFTENDLKDFYPNSLLITGFDIMFFWVARMMMMGEHFMGSLPFKDIYMHALVRDEFGAKMSKSKGNVIDPLDMVEEHSADIIRFTLAYLAVQGRDIKLGAKNLEQFRNFTNKLYNASNFLSLNVETFPDLKDITIKTPLGLYMQSRLSSAVDEVRANLESYKFNEAASTLYKFVWTEFCDWGIEYSKASKDSIVELGAIFKETLKMVSPFMPFISDYLYHKLSGTSLENGSSLMIMNFPKDIKKDENIEAMFAIIEEAIIAIRRAKVIIDMGNSKIAKAYIKLDKKIDENIAKPFIEKLAKVENIEFVSTKVETSITDVSNSLEVYLPTQEIDMKPIIEKLEKQKEKAQKEFDKLNGMLSNERFVANAPANVIEENKKALEEVKTRLEKIEAELKSLS